One genomic segment of Diceros bicornis minor isolate mBicDic1 chromosome 13, mDicBic1.mat.cur, whole genome shotgun sequence includes these proteins:
- the FBLIM1 gene encoding LOW QUALITY PROTEIN: filamin-binding LIM protein 1 (The sequence of the model RefSeq protein was modified relative to this genomic sequence to represent the inferred CDS: deleted 1 base in 1 codon), giving the protein MASKPERRVASSVFITLAPPRRDEAAAEEVRRAVCETRPGRPWESPAPTKTPGAGSAVRPGPWTPPGRAAAAVPAVPPQLSNGGRSLPPPTLDGKDALPDLDLLPPPPPPPPAYLPPADGEPPAPMGASLISDLEQLHLPPPPPPPQSLAEGPPLQPRLNHLRPAEDELPPPPEEAAGFPEREASTDVCAFCHKTVSPRELAVEAMKRQYHAQCFTCRTCRRQLAGQSFYQKDGRPLCEPCYQDTLEKCGKCGEVVREYIIRALDRAFHPSCFTCVTCARCIGDESFALDSQNEVYCLDDFYRKFAPVCSICENPIIPRDGKDAFKIECMGRNFHENCYRCEDCRILLSVEPTDQGCYPLNDRLFCKPCHVKRSAAGCC; this is encoded by the exons ATGGCCTCAAAGCCTGAGAGGAGGGTCGCCTCGTCTGTCTTTATCACTCTGGCCCCCCCACGTCGAGATGAGGCTGCAGCTGAGGAAGTGAGGCGGGCAGTTTGTGAGACTCGGCCTGGCCGCCCCTGGGAATCTCCTGCCCCCACGAAGACACCCGGGGCTGGCTCGGCGGTGAGGCCGGGCCCCTGGACACCCCCCGGCAGAGCCGCAGCGGCAGTGCCAGCTGTACCCCCGCAGCTCTCCAATGGAG GacgttctcttcctcctcctaccCTGGATGGCAAAGACGCACTCCCCGACCTGGACCTCCTCCCACCTCCGCCACCG CCCCCTCCAGCATACCTGCCTCCTGCTGATGGGGAGCCCCCTGCCCCAATGGGCGCCTCCCTCATTTCGGACTTAGAGCAGCTGCACCTGCCCCCACCTCCGCCCCCACCACAG TCCCTGGCGGAGGGGCCTCCTCTCCAGCCTCGGCTCAATCATCTCAGGCCAGCAGAGGACGAGCTGCCGCCTCCCCCTGAAGAGGCTGCTGGCTTCCCCGAGAGAGAGGCATCAACAG ATGTCTGTGCTTTCTGCCACAAGACTGTGTCCCCCCGAGAGCTGGCCGTGGAAGCCATGAAGAGGCAGTACCACGCCCAGTGCTTCACGTGCCGCACCTGCCGCCGCCAGCTGGCCGGGCAGAGCTTCTACCAGAAGGATGGGCGGCCCCTCTGCGAGCCCTGCTACCAG GACACCCTGGAGAAGTGTGGCAAGTGTGGCGAGGTGGTCCGGGAGTACATCATCAGGGCCCTGGACCGGGCCTTCCACCCCAGCTGCTTCACATGTGTGACCTGCGCCCGGTGCATAGGGGACGAGAGCTTTGCCCTGGACAGCCAGAATGAGGTGTACTGCCTGGATGACTTTTATAG GAAATTCGCCCCTGTGTGCAGCATCTGTGAGAATCCCATCATCCCCCGGGATGGGAAGGATGCCTTCAAAATCGAGTGCATGGGAAGAAACTTCCATGAAAATTGCTACAGGTGTGAG